The following proteins are co-located in the Armatimonadota bacterium genome:
- a CDS encoding O-antigen ligase family protein, with protein sequence MIPLQLLQSSANDCRLAVKQLVKASAICLGLAGILAVCLDAFGINLLNFGTLDVARNTIAFWVYFQITMLFVPGQKHLRLPLVLLIPIFTQLYQVGLGWDLPGGPSSISRIAPYLGVMIFLVSTHVAERVKVSAAEWGFVIAVNAIGITGAILGSTDQFVSLVTYLAVGILLPLYYFFIKRELAASQFSAAQLEASALIGFLTLTVGTLAIIRMGSEMTLGGVTGLLGTRNVSDYNLVLAYLILLWPFALRAARAISPLMVAFALILLLASAIMGLSRTGLMFVPILAVSGIYSVFKDSISKGFRTTIWIVLLGTCAFLAFPQKDQLGTVWLQRLNLTENSRSSSIVSKLKPGGEDSFARDQLRMEGFRLFTQSPVMGQGYGGFGESSRRGFRDAHSMTFTALAETGILGLVALYFVLAVVGLRLFRLATAKSVQDGGLFFICFLMWLFAVHSVGGNLTAIQAGSFTIGAINGILLMVYLWAGPVLRRSTFAP encoded by the coding sequence ATGATCCCACTCCAACTGCTCCAATCCTCCGCTAATGACTGCCGATTGGCAGTCAAGCAGCTCGTTAAAGCCTCTGCAATTTGCCTGGGCTTGGCTGGCATTCTTGCGGTGTGTTTGGACGCATTTGGAATCAATCTTCTGAACTTTGGAACCTTAGATGTAGCCCGAAATACAATCGCTTTCTGGGTCTATTTTCAGATCACGATGCTTTTCGTTCCGGGCCAAAAGCACTTGCGACTTCCTCTGGTCCTGCTGATTCCGATTTTCACTCAGCTGTATCAAGTCGGACTCGGTTGGGATCTTCCTGGTGGGCCCAGTTCGATCTCCCGAATCGCACCCTATCTTGGAGTCATGATCTTCTTGGTCAGCACTCACGTAGCCGAACGTGTCAAGGTTTCTGCCGCCGAATGGGGGTTCGTCATCGCGGTGAATGCGATAGGAATTACGGGAGCGATCTTGGGTTCCACTGACCAGTTTGTATCGCTGGTGACCTACCTCGCGGTCGGAATATTGTTGCCGCTGTACTACTTCTTCATCAAGCGCGAACTCGCTGCGAGCCAGTTCTCTGCTGCCCAGTTAGAAGCCTCTGCGTTGATCGGATTCCTCACTCTAACAGTTGGAACGCTGGCTATCATTCGAATGGGATCAGAAATGACACTAGGAGGAGTGACCGGCCTTCTCGGTACCCGCAATGTTTCGGACTATAACCTCGTTTTGGCCTATCTCATCCTGCTTTGGCCATTCGCCTTGCGAGCTGCGCGAGCAATCAGCCCACTCATGGTCGCCTTCGCGCTAATCTTGCTTCTCGCCTCCGCAATCATGGGACTCAGCCGAACCGGATTGATGTTTGTGCCGATCCTCGCGGTCAGCGGAATCTACAGCGTGTTTAAGGATTCGATATCCAAAGGATTTCGGACCACGATCTGGATTGTGTTGCTGGGCACTTGCGCGTTTCTAGCCTTTCCACAGAAGGACCAACTCGGGACCGTCTGGCTCCAGCGTCTTAATCTCACTGAAAATTCGCGCTCTAGCAGCATCGTATCAAAGCTCAAACCTGGTGGCGAAGATAGCTTCGCGCGAGATCAACTTCGCATGGAAGGCTTCCGGTTGTTTACTCAAAGCCCAGTGATGGGACAGGGTTATGGCGGGTTCGGCGAATCCAGTCGGCGCGGTTTTCGCGACGCCCACTCGATGACTTTTACCGCCCTCGCTGAAACCGGAATCTTGGGACTCGTCGCACTGTACTTTGTTCTTGCTGTGGTCGGTTTGAGGCTGTTCCGGCTAGCGACCGCAAAATCCGTCCAGGACGGCGGACTATTCTTCATCTGTTTCTTGATGTGGCTTTTTGCAGTCCACTCCGTCGGCGGAAACCTTACCGCGATCCAAGCCGGAAGTTTCACCATCGGCGCGATCAACGGAATTCTCTTGATGGTTTACCTATGGGCAGGGCCAGTCCTTCGCAGGAGCACATTCGCGCCATGA
- a CDS encoding acylneuraminate cytidylyltransferase family protein, with the protein MKILGIIPARSGSKGVPKKNSRMLGNMSLVERTFKIAQESGVLDRIIVSTDDFEVMATAQKIGLEVPFVRPPHLCTDEAPMIEVVNHALAHLDSEGYSPQAVMLLQPTSPLRTVNHLQLATALLGNNDSVVSVVALPKTHCPHYVMKIEDGYLTPFMESGEKITRRQDAPQAYVREGTVYLTRRSVLTEQRSFYGKKCFAMEIPESESLSIDTPEDWKRAAQSLKVAA; encoded by the coding sequence ATGAAGATTCTGGGCATCATTCCTGCGCGATCAGGCAGCAAGGGAGTTCCTAAGAAGAACTCTCGGATGCTCGGCAATATGAGCCTCGTTGAGAGAACATTCAAGATCGCTCAGGAATCTGGAGTTTTGGATCGAATCATCGTTTCTACCGATGATTTTGAAGTGATGGCCACTGCCCAAAAAATCGGGCTCGAAGTGCCGTTTGTCCGTCCACCACATTTGTGCACGGATGAGGCACCGATGATCGAAGTTGTCAATCATGCGCTGGCCCACCTGGACAGCGAAGGATATTCCCCGCAGGCAGTGATGCTTCTCCAGCCGACCAGCCCACTGCGAACTGTGAACCACCTACAACTAGCCACCGCTCTGCTTGGGAACAACGACAGCGTGGTTTCAGTTGTGGCATTGCCCAAGACCCACTGCCCTCATTACGTCATGAAGATTGAAGACGGATATTTGACGCCATTCATGGAGTCCGGTGAGAAGATCACCCGGCGACAAGATGCACCTCAAGCCTATGTTCGCGAGGGAACGGTATATCTCACGCGGAGATCGGTGCTCACCGAACAACGCAGCTTTTATGGCAAGAAGTGCTTTGCGATGGAGATTCCGGAGAGCGAGTCTCTCAGCATCGATACTCCAGAAGATTGGAAGCGAGCGGCACAATCGCTCAAGGTGGCTGCATGA
- a CDS encoding class I SAM-dependent methyltransferase has translation MSTLHPSTKFERIESLQFDYSAQPKQPMQNCNLCGSDRWVVITQRDRYGFPAKATTCANCGLTRLNPPMTSEAYTDFYINTYRPLVSAYHGRLIDAKSIQGEQVSYAESYIEFARPFITPGHQTLLDVGGSTGIVAIEFQKAFGLKPTIIDPAPAEIAEADRYNLETITGFVEEWDHLGQTYDVIGLFQTIDHLLDVQKTLSKLREVISPNGLFLVDIVDFRAAYLRNNSVEEAVKIDHVFSLTEQTAEALFLSHGFEWIRKSYSADHLHVAYVCRPVDPRPFSLPRQDWVESHLNEIRKVQNSR, from the coding sequence ATGAGCACCCTACACCCTTCAACAAAGTTTGAGCGAATTGAATCGCTCCAATTCGACTACTCGGCCCAACCCAAGCAGCCGATGCAGAACTGCAACCTCTGCGGATCGGACCGGTGGGTCGTAATCACCCAGCGCGACAGATACGGGTTCCCTGCAAAGGCAACCACGTGCGCAAATTGTGGGTTGACCCGCCTCAATCCGCCAATGACGAGCGAGGCATACACCGATTTTTACATCAACACCTATCGTCCGTTGGTCAGCGCCTATCACGGCCGATTGATCGACGCTAAGTCGATCCAAGGCGAGCAAGTTTCTTACGCGGAAAGCTATATCGAATTCGCGAGACCGTTTATCACGCCCGGGCATCAGACTCTGCTCGATGTCGGCGGATCGACGGGGATTGTGGCCATCGAATTCCAGAAGGCGTTTGGCCTGAAACCGACGATTATTGATCCCGCGCCAGCAGAGATTGCTGAAGCAGATCGCTATAACCTGGAGACGATCACGGGGTTCGTCGAAGAGTGGGATCACCTGGGTCAAACCTACGATGTCATCGGACTCTTCCAGACCATCGATCATCTTCTGGACGTTCAAAAGACCCTCAGCAAACTGCGCGAAGTGATCTCGCCAAACGGGCTGTTCCTCGTCGACATTGTCGATTTCCGCGCCGCATACTTGCGCAACAACTCGGTGGAAGAAGCCGTCAAGATCGACCACGTTTTCTCATTGACCGAGCAAACCGCAGAGGCTCTGTTCTTATCGCACGGATTCGAGTGGATTCGAAAGAGCTACAGCGCGGACCACCTCCACGTCGCCTATGTCTGCCGACCAGTGGATCCAAGACCGTTTTCGCTTCCTCGCCAGGATTGGGTTGAAAGCCATTTGAATGAGATTCGGAAGGTGCAAAACTCTCGATGA
- the neuC gene encoding UDP-N-acetylglucosamine 2-epimerase (hydrolyzing) → MLKRRICAVLVDRANYGRLKPVLEVLRDHPDVEFSLICGGTMVLERFGNATKVLQEDGFTIDGRVYMELEGSTPATMAKSVGMGIIEFSNELARIQPEMVLMIGDRYEALAVAISAAYMNLTLVHVQGGEVSGSIDESARHAITKFAHYHLPSTRRAADYLVQMGEKPESILGIGCPSSDLAKQFEFALNDDEINRFGSGASIDTTQPYALSVFHPTTTEFGGEAAQMQAVMVGLQSSGLPTVLLWPNIDAGSDHISKAIRRFREQHNTENWLRIVTNFEPETYLKVLAGASLAVGNSSSFVRDASYFGTPVVLVGNRQAGRERSEHVAHVPPTTDAVCSAIQQQLQHGRYSASDLYGDGNVSAPFVEALLKAPLYSQKQLSYVTEKEPLAA, encoded by the coding sequence TTGCTTAAACGACGCATTTGTGCCGTACTAGTAGACCGCGCGAACTACGGCCGGCTCAAGCCAGTGCTCGAAGTCCTTCGCGATCACCCGGATGTTGAGTTCAGCTTGATCTGCGGCGGCACCATGGTGCTCGAGAGATTCGGCAATGCCACCAAAGTCTTGCAAGAAGACGGGTTTACGATCGACGGCCGTGTTTACATGGAGCTCGAAGGTTCCACACCTGCCACGATGGCGAAGTCGGTTGGAATGGGCATCATCGAGTTTAGCAACGAGCTCGCCAGAATTCAACCCGAAATGGTGCTGATGATCGGCGACCGATATGAAGCGCTCGCGGTGGCAATCTCTGCCGCCTACATGAATCTGACATTGGTTCACGTTCAAGGAGGTGAGGTGAGCGGTTCAATCGACGAATCCGCCCGCCACGCGATCACCAAATTTGCCCACTATCACCTGCCAAGTACGCGCAGGGCCGCGGATTATCTCGTGCAAATGGGTGAAAAACCGGAATCGATCCTCGGAATCGGATGCCCCTCAAGCGATCTCGCCAAGCAGTTTGAATTCGCGCTAAATGATGATGAAATCAACCGATTCGGAAGTGGCGCATCGATAGACACCACACAGCCTTATGCTTTGAGCGTGTTTCACCCGACCACGACGGAGTTCGGTGGCGAAGCCGCGCAAATGCAAGCCGTGATGGTAGGACTTCAATCTTCCGGCCTTCCTACGGTCTTGCTCTGGCCAAATATTGATGCTGGCAGCGACCACATTAGCAAAGCGATTCGGCGGTTCCGCGAGCAACATAACACGGAGAACTGGCTTCGAATCGTTACCAATTTTGAACCTGAAACCTACTTAAAGGTCCTTGCCGGAGCAAGTCTCGCAGTCGGGAATTCCAGCAGCTTCGTACGGGATGCCAGCTACTTTGGTACCCCCGTCGTGCTCGTCGGTAACCGTCAGGCCGGTCGTGAGCGCAGTGAGCACGTCGCCCATGTGCCACCGACAACCGACGCAGTCTGCTCGGCAATCCAGCAACAACTTCAACATGGTCGATATTCGGCCTCTGATCTCTACGGCGATGGCAACGTGTCGGCGCCATTCGTCGAAGCGCTTCTCAAGGCGCCCCTCTACTCTCAAAAGCAACTTTCGTACGTGACAGAAAAGGAACCCCTCGCAGCATGA
- a CDS encoding N-acetylneuraminate synthase family protein: MAERSLIVAEVAQAHDGSLGTAHAFIDLAAESGADVVKFQMHFAAEESTPQEPWRIKFSLQDECRYDYWKRMEFTPDQWEGLYEHCQKVGIQFLCSPFSVKAVEILKDFEMPAWKVASGEVFSNAMLDAMSQVDLPFWVSTGMIGWTDIQNVVQRISATGADLTLFQCTSAYPTPPEKVGLNVIKEMRQRFGCKVGLSDHTGKIFSSLAAATLGVSVIEVHLAMHKQAFGPDTVASLTPDELKLMIEGVREIEAMNANPVEKDELAEEFSAMRGLFTKSVVVRRNLKKGDVLTLEDLIEKKPGTGIPAHRLPEFVGKKLKLALRADTFLEEKHVA, encoded by the coding sequence ATGGCAGAACGCAGCTTAATTGTCGCAGAAGTAGCCCAGGCGCACGATGGCTCCCTGGGAACGGCCCACGCTTTCATCGATCTCGCCGCAGAAAGTGGCGCGGACGTAGTCAAGTTTCAAATGCACTTTGCGGCAGAAGAAAGCACGCCGCAAGAACCTTGGCGCATCAAATTCTCGCTCCAAGATGAATGCCGATACGACTATTGGAAGCGAATGGAATTCACTCCTGACCAATGGGAAGGCCTTTACGAGCATTGCCAAAAGGTTGGAATTCAGTTCCTTTGCAGCCCATTTAGCGTCAAGGCTGTCGAAATTCTCAAGGATTTTGAAATGCCAGCTTGGAAGGTGGCAAGCGGCGAAGTGTTTTCGAACGCGATGCTCGATGCCATGTCCCAGGTCGATCTCCCATTCTGGGTGAGCACCGGCATGATCGGGTGGACCGATATCCAGAACGTAGTCCAAAGAATTAGCGCAACAGGTGCAGATTTGACCCTGTTCCAATGCACCAGCGCGTATCCGACACCACCCGAGAAAGTTGGGCTCAATGTCATCAAAGAGATGCGCCAAAGGTTCGGTTGCAAAGTCGGGCTGAGTGACCACACGGGAAAGATCTTCTCGTCTCTCGCCGCTGCCACGTTAGGGGTTTCAGTGATTGAAGTTCATCTGGCGATGCACAAGCAGGCGTTCGGCCCGGACACCGTCGCATCGCTCACTCCAGACGAACTCAAGCTGATGATCGAAGGTGTGCGCGAGATCGAAGCAATGAACGCGAATCCAGTTGAAAAGGATGAGCTAGCCGAGGAATTTTCGGCGATGCGCGGACTCTTTACCAAGTCGGTTGTGGTGCGCCGGAATCTAAAGAAGGGCGATGTCCTCACCCTCGAAGATTTGATCGAAAAGAAGCCTGGAACCGGGATTCCTGCTCACCGCCTTCCCGAATTCGTCGGGAAAAAGCTCAAGCTGGCCCTACGAGCAGACACCTTTTTGGAGGAAAAGCACGTTGCTTAA